Proteins co-encoded in one Xanthomonas campestris pv. badrii genomic window:
- a CDS encoding ATP-binding response regulator, giving the protein MPSSFHRAAPGLIPAARQLRNDRLVRLLESFLEYRVCVGRVVVQTIVTLWCLGWLYGPQPVLVKDAHAVFPTAVTLWVISVIWMVLVRRKTIAQGEWLDAVGFAMSLLFIGIQTTQAFILLMSLNAFLPFITIAAVARYGQRATLPVLLCTFVLMLVTAPAGYWLSRPAYFVYAVALSMVLPLLVSRIVIAMQEVALQALASRDAQSRFISTMNHELRTPLNAVINCAQLIDTDAMPAQQRDLIQAVTVNATALRHRVNEVLDVASIDGGRLQLHSKPLSMLDVLTTVKAVCATAASTKGVSLGVRMEAAQTPYLLGDEGRIEQVITNLVINAIKFTPAGGAVELLIEATQADGRWTLEATVTDTGIGVPDDRKAYIFTPFTQLSTGFSRAEGGVGLGLYIALSVSDAMGGSLTVSDNPAGGSIFRWIFELPAAAANSSRTRDLRDALAEHARTVPPLHCLVFEDMDTNRLVIGNLLTRAGHRVSFHADGSDAVQRIAQAGPDIVFLDLHMPGTSGWDALGQARDAIDRLPPIIVLTADTRTDSMREAAAAGVAGYLSKPINAHELLALLAQHAAQR; this is encoded by the coding sequence ATGCCTAGCTCTTTCCACCGCGCAGCGCCCGGCCTGATTCCGGCGGCCAGGCAGTTGCGCAACGACAGACTGGTGCGGCTGCTCGAGTCGTTTCTGGAATACCGCGTCTGCGTTGGCCGCGTGGTGGTGCAGACCATCGTGACGCTGTGGTGCCTGGGCTGGCTGTACGGGCCGCAGCCGGTGCTGGTCAAGGATGCGCATGCGGTGTTTCCGACCGCGGTGACCTTGTGGGTCATCTCGGTGATCTGGATGGTGCTGGTGCGGCGCAAGACCATTGCGCAGGGGGAATGGCTGGATGCGGTGGGCTTTGCGATGAGCCTGCTGTTCATCGGCATCCAGACCACCCAGGCCTTCATCCTGCTGATGTCGTTGAACGCGTTCCTGCCGTTCATCACCATCGCCGCGGTGGCGCGCTACGGGCAACGCGCCACCTTGCCGGTGCTGCTGTGCACCTTCGTGTTGATGCTGGTGACCGCACCGGCCGGCTACTGGTTGTCGCGGCCGGCGTATTTCGTCTACGCGGTGGCGTTGAGCATGGTGCTGCCGCTGCTGGTGTCGCGCATCGTGATCGCAATGCAGGAAGTGGCATTGCAGGCGCTCGCCTCGCGCGATGCGCAAAGCCGCTTCATCAGCACCATGAACCACGAATTGCGCACGCCGTTGAACGCCGTCATCAACTGCGCGCAGCTGATCGACACCGACGCCATGCCGGCGCAACAGCGCGATCTGATACAGGCGGTGACGGTCAACGCCACCGCCCTGCGCCACCGCGTCAACGAGGTGCTGGACGTGGCCAGCATCGACGGCGGGCGCCTGCAATTGCACAGCAAGCCGTTGAGCATGCTGGACGTGCTGACCACCGTCAAAGCGGTCTGCGCGACCGCCGCATCCACCAAGGGCGTGTCGCTGGGCGTGCGCATGGAAGCGGCCCAGACGCCCTACCTGCTGGGCGACGAAGGCCGCATCGAGCAGGTGATCACCAACCTGGTCATCAACGCGATCAAGTTCACCCCGGCCGGTGGCGCAGTGGAGTTGTTGATCGAGGCGACCCAGGCCGATGGGCGCTGGACGCTGGAGGCCACCGTCACCGATACCGGCATCGGCGTGCCCGACGACAGGAAGGCCTACATCTTCACCCCGTTCACCCAGCTCAGCACCGGCTTCAGCCGTGCCGAAGGCGGTGTCGGCCTGGGCCTGTACATCGCCTTGTCGGTGTCCGATGCGATGGGGGGCAGCCTGACGGTGAGCGACAACCCTGCCGGCGGCAGCATCTTCCGCTGGATCTTCGAGCTGCCGGCCGCCGCCGCCAACAGCAGCCGCACGCGCGATCTGCGCGATGCGCTGGCCGAGCACGCACGCACGGTGCCGCCGCTGCATTGCCTGGTGTTCGAGGACATGGATACCAATCGCCTGGTGATCGGCAACCTGCTGACCCGCGCCGGGCACCGGGTGAGCTTCCATGCCGATGGCAGCGACGCGGTGCAGCGCATCGCCCAGGCCGGCCCGGACATCGTGTTTCTCGATCTGCACATGCCCGGCACCTCCGGCTGGGACGCGCTGGGACAGGCGCGCGATGCGATCGACCGGTTGCCGCCGATCATCGTGCTGACCGCCGACACGCGCACCGATTCGATGCGCGAGGCCGCTGCCGCCGGCGTGGCCGGGTATCTGTCCAAGCCGATCAACGCGCACGAATTGCTTGCACTGCTTGCCCAGCATGCCGCACAACGCTGA
- a CDS encoding alpha/beta hydrolase: MPHNADPVLKPGNAARWHWRTATPARRGLALLYLHGFSASPGEAGALPEQMADALDANGYVHRWPGHGQRAADAMAGLTPAAMQASALQALDQAQRMGERVTIVGSSLGGTLALWLAAQRPEQVAAVVAWSPGIRPVNAGLLDRLCEAQVPVTDPYPRTEAVQACWSDTIHPDGFRTLRGLFELFAASPPWPQVRCPVMLGYYRAPNGDEDPISSVPAMLAMFDALGTAPARKQAIAFASGAHAIGSPHKSPIAEHVAQTAVQFLRQQLGADNHPS; encoded by the coding sequence ATGCCGCACAACGCTGATCCCGTTCTGAAACCGGGCAATGCGGCGCGCTGGCACTGGCGTACCGCAACCCCGGCACGCCGCGGCCTGGCGTTGCTGTACCTGCACGGGTTTTCCGCAAGCCCGGGCGAAGCCGGCGCGCTGCCCGAACAGATGGCCGATGCGCTGGACGCCAACGGCTACGTGCACCGCTGGCCCGGCCATGGGCAGCGCGCAGCCGATGCCATGGCCGGGCTCACCCCGGCCGCGATGCAGGCCTCGGCACTGCAGGCGCTGGATCAGGCGCAGCGGATGGGCGAGCGTGTGACCATTGTCGGCTCCTCGCTGGGCGGCACCCTGGCGCTATGGCTGGCCGCACAGCGCCCCGAGCAGGTTGCCGCGGTGGTGGCGTGGTCGCCCGGCATCCGGCCCGTCAACGCCGGCCTGCTGGACCGGCTCTGCGAGGCGCAGGTGCCGGTCACCGACCCGTACCCGCGCACCGAGGCAGTGCAGGCCTGCTGGTCGGACACCATCCATCCCGATGGCTTTCGCACACTGCGTGGTCTGTTCGAGCTGTTTGCAGCCTCCCCGCCGTGGCCGCAGGTGCGCTGCCCGGTCATGCTGGGCTACTACCGCGCGCCCAACGGCGATGAAGACCCGATCTCCTCGGTGCCGGCGATGCTGGCGATGTTCGATGCGCTGGGCACGGCGCCAGCGCGCAAGCAGGCGATCGCCTTCGCCAGCGGCGCACATGCCATCGGCTCGCCGCACAAGTCCCCGATCGCCGAGCACGTGGCGCAAACGGCGGTGCAGTTCCTGCGTCAACAGCTTGGCGCTGACAACCACCCGAGCTAG
- a CDS encoding DUF1415 domain-containing protein, whose protein sequence is MTATPTLPDPLAATRTWIERAVIGLNLCPFAKAVYVKAQVRLVLSDASTPEALLEQLAEELVLLRDTPAEQIDTTLIVHPDVLTDFLDYNDFLDNADAAVEALDLQGVLQVASFHPDYQFAGAAPDDVANFTNRSPFPTLHLLREDSVERAVAAFPDPDVIVERNIATLERLGHAGWERVLNGAEH, encoded by the coding sequence ATGACCGCCACGCCCACCCTGCCCGATCCCCTGGCCGCCACCCGCACCTGGATCGAGCGCGCGGTGATCGGGCTGAACCTGTGCCCGTTCGCCAAGGCGGTGTACGTCAAGGCACAGGTGCGCCTGGTGCTCAGCGATGCCAGCACGCCGGAGGCGCTGCTGGAGCAACTGGCCGAAGAGCTCGTCCTGTTGCGCGACACCCCGGCCGAGCAGATCGACACCACGCTGATCGTGCATCCGGACGTGCTGACCGACTTCCTGGATTACAACGACTTTCTCGACAACGCCGATGCGGCGGTGGAAGCGCTGGATCTGCAGGGCGTGCTGCAGGTGGCCAGCTTCCATCCCGATTACCAGTTCGCCGGTGCTGCGCCGGACGATGTGGCCAACTTCACCAATCGCTCGCCCTTCCCCACCCTGCACCTGCTGCGCGAAGACAGCGTGGAGCGCGCGGTGGCGGCGTTCCCGGATCCGGATGTGATCGTCGAACGCAATATCGCCACGCTGGAACGGCTGGGCCATGCCGGCTGGGAGCGGGTGTTGAACGGGGCCGAGCACTGA
- a CDS encoding SDR family oxidoreductase: MALTPGISTWNPSPLQDRVVVITGGAQGIGRGIAQAVLGAGGSVVIGDLDAAAGKACLQEWALPRRSAFVRCDAARETQATRLIATALKRFGRIDGLVNNAGVPDPHIPALPQLDWDTWNRRLSSLHGAFLCSKHALPALTQAPGGGAIVNIASTRAWQSEPHSEAYAAAKGGLVAFTHALAVSEGPQVRVNSISPGWISTDAWRAPQRRRAPKLSRRDHAQHPAGRVGTPEDIAQLAVYLLAPQLSGFVTGQDFVVDGGMSRKMQYA, from the coding sequence ATGGCCCTGACTCCCGGCATTTCCACATGGAACCCCTCACCGCTGCAGGACCGCGTGGTGGTGATCACCGGCGGCGCGCAAGGCATCGGTCGCGGCATTGCGCAGGCGGTGCTGGGTGCCGGCGGCAGCGTGGTGATCGGCGACCTGGACGCGGCAGCCGGCAAGGCCTGCCTGCAGGAATGGGCGCTACCGCGTCGCAGCGCCTTCGTGCGGTGCGATGCGGCGCGTGAAACGCAGGCCACACGCCTGATCGCCACCGCGCTCAAACGCTTCGGCCGGATCGATGGCCTGGTCAACAATGCCGGCGTGCCCGACCCGCATATCCCCGCGCTGCCGCAGCTGGACTGGGACACCTGGAACCGCCGGCTGTCCAGCCTGCACGGCGCCTTCCTGTGCAGCAAACACGCGCTGCCTGCGCTGACGCAGGCGCCCGGTGGTGGCGCGATCGTCAACATCGCCTCCACCCGCGCCTGGCAATCGGAGCCGCACAGCGAAGCCTATGCGGCCGCCAAGGGCGGCCTGGTCGCCTTCACTCATGCGCTGGCGGTGAGCGAAGGCCCGCAGGTCCGCGTCAACAGCATCAGCCCGGGCTGGATCAGCACCGATGCCTGGCGTGCCCCGCAGCGTCGACGTGCACCCAAACTCTCGCGGCGCGATCATGCGCAGCATCCGGCCGGGCGGGTGGGCACCCCGGAAGACATCGCGCAATTGGCGGTCTATCTGCTGGCACCACAGCTGTCCGGCTTCGTTACCGGGCAGGACTTCGTTGTCGATGGCGGCATGTCGCGCAAGATGCAGTACGCGTAA
- a CDS encoding HAD family hydrolase codes for MSQIPPLPFRPQAVIFDMDGLMLDSERAITACLAQAAADQGLQIEPSFWLRMVGTGDAACRRLLGERVGDTAADSMLAHAQGLYAAAVERGIPHRPGIIALLDYLAAQGMPRAVATSTQRPLALRKLEAADLLWRFAAVCTASDVVHPKPAPDIYLLAAHTLAVDPAHCLVLEDSPTGVRAALAAGMTPIQIPDLLEPDAAVRALGHRILPSLGDAQRLLEAQLSG; via the coding sequence ATGAGCCAGATCCCTCCGTTGCCGTTCCGCCCGCAGGCGGTGATCTTCGACATGGATGGTCTGATGCTCGACAGCGAGCGCGCCATCACCGCCTGTCTGGCGCAGGCCGCCGCCGACCAGGGCCTGCAGATCGAGCCGTCATTCTGGCTGCGCATGGTCGGCACCGGCGATGCGGCCTGCCGCCGGTTGCTGGGCGAGCGGGTCGGCGACACGGCTGCCGACAGCATGCTGGCGCACGCGCAAGGGCTTTATGCCGCTGCGGTCGAACGCGGTATCCCGCACCGGCCCGGCATCATCGCGTTGCTGGACTACCTGGCCGCGCAGGGCATGCCGCGTGCAGTGGCCACCTCCACCCAGCGCCCGCTTGCGCTGCGCAAGCTGGAGGCGGCCGATCTGCTGTGGCGCTTCGCGGCGGTATGCACGGCCAGCGATGTGGTCCATCCCAAGCCCGCACCGGACATCTACCTGCTGGCTGCGCACACGCTGGCGGTGGACCCTGCGCACTGCCTGGTACTGGAAGACTCGCCCACCGGCGTGCGCGCCGCATTGGCGGCCGGCATGACGCCGATCCAGATCCCGGACCTGCTCGAGCCCGATGCCGCAGTACGCGCGCTCGGCCATCGCATCCTGCCCTCGCTGGGCGATGCGCAGCGCCTGCTGGAAGCGCAACTTTCGGGCTGA
- a CDS encoding pseudouridine synthase, whose product MKLVKHIANLGYGSRKQVTQLFRQGAVTDVQGEVLYADDQVEHDAIRIDGEPLDPPPGFSLLLHKPGGYTCSTKDTGRLIYELLPPRFRLRAPVLAPVGRLDRQTSGMLLMTDDGALLHRIISPKSALDKVYEVTLAEDLRGDEAALFSSGTLLLEGETKPLLPAELEVAGPRQARLTLHEGRYHQVRRMFAAAGNHVVALHRSRIGGLSLDALPSGHWRALEAVDLEVLFGRGAAA is encoded by the coding sequence ATGAAGCTGGTCAAGCACATCGCCAACCTGGGCTATGGCAGCCGCAAGCAGGTGACCCAGCTGTTCCGCCAGGGCGCGGTCACCGACGTGCAGGGCGAGGTGCTGTATGCCGACGATCAGGTGGAGCACGACGCCATCCGCATCGATGGCGAGCCGCTCGATCCGCCGCCGGGGTTCAGCCTGCTGTTGCACAAGCCCGGCGGCTACACCTGTTCCACCAAGGACACCGGCCGGCTGATCTACGAGCTGCTGCCGCCGCGCTTCCGCCTGCGCGCACCGGTGCTGGCGCCGGTGGGCCGGCTGGACCGGCAGACCAGCGGCATGCTGCTGATGACCGACGATGGCGCGCTGCTGCACCGGATCATTTCGCCCAAGTCCGCGCTGGACAAGGTCTACGAGGTCACGCTGGCCGAGGACCTGCGTGGTGACGAGGCGGCGCTGTTTTCCAGCGGCACGCTGCTGCTGGAAGGCGAGACCAAGCCGCTGTTGCCGGCCGAACTGGAGGTGGCCGGTCCACGCCAGGCGCGGCTGACCCTGCACGAAGGCCGCTACCACCAGGTGCGTCGCATGTTCGCTGCCGCCGGCAATCACGTGGTCGCCCTGCATCGCAGCCGCATCGGCGGGTTGTCGCTGGACGCGCTGCCGTCCGGGCACTGGCGCGCGCTGGAGGCGGTGGACCTGGAAGTGCTGTTCGGCCGCGGAGCTGCCGCATGA